TCTCCGCTGATGGAGCCCAACAGCATTGAAAAGATCGTGGAGATTGACAGTCACATCGGTGAGTGGAAAGACACAAATTTGCATGCCGTCCGAAGACGAGTTAACTTGAACATGTCATTTGCTGGCCTCTGTAATCATAAAGAAGATAACCAGTCAGATTTGGTTAACAATCAGCTGTAtttgcatcatattctatatacttaagaaaacatctttgtttggtacagatccctgcaaacaTCAAtccattatcattttaatatgtttttcaattaaaattaaaataataatgtaaaaaaaaaaatcattccctctaatatcgctaatcatatcgcaattacatatttttccaAATTTCTCAACACTAATGAAAGCACTAAAATGCtcattaaaatttttttttttaaatgctaaatGGTGATAATATTTAGTAGCTGCTTAAATATTTTGGGAGCTTTGGGATGATTTTTTCCCCAGTAAAACATACACCTTTGTTGTTTAGTTGATAGGATGCTGTTTCAGTCATATCCCTTACAAGTGACTTCAAAGTTTGATCAGAGGAATGATATGTTGCATAATAATGTTCCCTCAGATAACAAAGAATGACATCACATTTCTCCCAGGTTGACTGTGCTGATTGTTGTTTAAGGCTATAGCAGGTGCAGGACCTGCAGTTTcttaattttctttctttctacctCAAAGGTTGTGCCATGAGTGGGTTGATAGCTGATGCCAAGACTCTAATTGACAAAGCGAGAGTGGAAACACAGGTATAAATGCTGAGCACACTGTAATATAAGCATTTCAATGACCTTGTTTTTTATCTATAATTAATCTGTTTAAATTCCTCCCTAGAACCACTGGTTCACTTACAATGAGACGATGACAGTGGAGAGTGTGACTCAGGCTGTGTCTAACCTGGCACTGCAGTTTGGAGAAGAAGACGCTGATCCCGGTGCCATGGTCAGTCACTTGGCTTATCAATACTCATCTATTCAAACCTCAAgccatgtcatgtcatgtttttttctctaaagGTATAATGTTTGATGGTGTTCGAGTAAAGTACCATAACCCATagtcttctctctctgctctgttccTCTGTGCTGTCATCTATACAGAGTCGACCATTCGGCGTAGCACTCCTGTTCGGTGGAGTTGATGAAAAAGGACCCCAGCTGTACGTTAAGATTACAATTTGTGGACCTCACATACTtgacattttaaacagaaaCGTGTTCACCTTTAATTCTGACTTCTCAGAGACCTGACTGTTATCTCTTTGTGAATGAAGGTACCACATGGACCCATCAGGAACCTTTGTGCAGTGCGATGCTCGGGCCATCGGCTCAGCGTCCGAGGGAGCACAGAGCTCTCTGCAAGAGGTCTACCACAAGGTACCGACCACTGCATGATTAAATTCAACAAGAAGATTAGCTAAGCAAATTgtgatgttaaagggatagtttgggtgttttgaagtgggtttgtatgagatacttatctattgtcagtgtattatctacagtagatgatggtcggcatgcccccagtttggagaagcagacgggagtaaccgcacgggagcaaagcaatgtactgctgtgggcGGGACtggcagcaaaacacattttagcacctaaaagaaaggctcacctaaaaaaatcagtttagaATATTATTGTCAGTTTACCTTTCCATCAGACAGCCCATTCCGACGGAGAACTACAGCCATTGTATCTgtctatgctcttgccaaagccaccagactctattgaaaaataactgtaattttaccttgcagaacataaGGGTTGCTGGTCTAACGCTGtagaattactgtttttttcaatggagtctagttgctttggtgagagcatagattaGGGC
This portion of the Sebastes fasciatus isolate fSebFas1 chromosome 1, fSebFas1.pri, whole genome shotgun sequence genome encodes:
- the psma5 gene encoding proteasome subunit alpha type-5 produces the protein MFLTRSEYDRGVNTFSPEGRLFQVEYAIEAIKLGSTAIGIQTTEGVCLAVEKRITSPLMEPNSIEKIVEIDSHIGCAMSGLIADAKTLIDKARVETQNHWFTYNETMTVESVTQAVSNLALQFGEEDADPGAMSRPFGVALLFGGVDEKGPQLYHMDPSGTFVQCDARAIGSASEGAQSSLQEVYHKSMTLKDAIKSSLTILKQVMEEKLNATNIELATVEPGKTFHMYSKEELEDVIKDI